Sequence from the Lasioglossum baleicum chromosome 9, iyLasBale1, whole genome shotgun sequence genome:
GatagggtttttcagtagtcaaaagcgctagatcaaAGATCAATCtcttacaaggcgtaatttgcattatttggcagcatttagctgtcgcagctttatgaaaatagctacatgcgcagctttatttattagattgatctttttaaatttcttagaaAGGATTCTCTAAAAGGATTTTTTAAAGAGagacccccatctttgcattgtcgagaaatgagaaggcgcattccgcaccttgcaatcctggaaacgagacttccACCTTAACGAGGTGACTTTCTAGATAGTAACGTTTTCATATTGTCATACAAACTCGACAAGTAGAGGAGGGAAATTTTAGTTACAACGAACACGGCCAGACGATCGTTGAAACCTTTTCATGCGGTCTGAAAGTTCTTATCGTGGATTTGGTAGGAGCTGTTCGACGAAGTAGAAGTACGACGAGTTCGGTCCAAAATTTCGTGCAGTTCGATTGAACTTTTCCCGAGTCTATCGACTCTCGTTAGGTCTGATAGGAATTTTAACCGGACGAATCGACGCGTGTCCTCGCAGGTCCTGTGGCTGGTGGTCCTGTCCGCGTGCTGTTGCGCCGGCGACATCCTGTCTCCGGATCAGAAGGCGCCTCCGTTCGCGCGTGGTTCCGGCGGGCTGATCCTGAACACGCCGCTGGAGGACAACAAAGCCAGGAACCGACCGATACCGAGCAGCCCGGCCGCCGGGGATGAAGTGCAGAGGGAGGAGACGGAGACGTACAAGGAAGTGGACGGAGAGCTAGTGCGAGCCGTCAAGGGTAGCTTCTCGTACAAGAGTCCCGAGGGTCTTCCGATCTCCGTCAAGTgagctttctttttctttgcattCGTATTTCCCGCGAACAAGAGTCGATCGAGGCCGAGGATTTTCTCAGTATGATGCAAGTCTTCGAAATGCCGTCCCATAAATGTTTTTTCTTTCGAATAACATTGCGGTAAGGTTGCCGACGATATGGTTCCTctcaaaaaaatttatttttataattaacaataactttggccgacaacgattTTAGTCGACGACAGTATTATCCGATAGTAACATTGGTTCTAAAGATAGTGCTGACATCTTTTTCTTTAACTATTCTGCACTGACACTCTTTTACTTTTGTATAAACACATAATTATTACACTATAAGAAGATGGATGCAATCGGTTGAAGACGTTGTCGGCAAAAGTTATtatcggtcaaatctggagtcggtgaaacctgtgtcggtgattttcatGGGACCCGCTAGGAAAAGTTTGTGCCTCTTATCGATTCCTAAAAAACCGTTGAGATATAAATGAAGTCTCTGGTCTAACAATAAAACTACCGGATGGTTCTATCGAAGGTACGAGGCCGACGAGAACGGAAACAGAGCGAGCTTCAAATTCGGCACCGGCGAACCGGGAGGTTTGGGTAAACCCGGCCCTTCGGGGCCGAAGAAAGGACAGAACGGGTCAGGATCAAAGGGATCAAAGGGACCGAATGGATCGAAGGATAAAGCGTACCTTCCGCCCAACAAAGATGTCGACAGAAGCTACTTGCCTCCGAAATAGTAACCGCTCCGCTTTACTGAAATCGCGACGCGATGTACATATACAGTCGGTGGAAAAGACACGGAAACCGTACTAGTATAGCAATTCGTTAACCCCTTGAACTACGATTTCCCTGATATCCGCAACGCTTAGGACTTCCATGTACTTTGTTTCTTAATTTtccgaaagaaaaagaaaattgatattgtttgtgTATTCGTATATTTTCGTTAATGGTTAAACATCTGTAACAGAAAGATATTATAGGACAAGGGGCTAACGATCCAAGGATCTTCTTCAGGAGCATCAAGCTGTTCGCTCGGTAGAATTGTACAAAGCCTGTAAACACTTAGctgattaaattaataaacgatgCGACTCCATGACTTTTGTACACAGTAcgcaataaaatatatttttccacaCATGCCAATGTTCCTCTTAGCAATCTGTACCGTCGAAATCTCGTAGTCCAGTCAGCGCGttacattttcattatttacatttcatatcTTTTCGCTTCAGATAACTCTtagaaaaatataagaatacTGGCGAGCTGAGATTTCGGTACTCCGCATTATAAAAAACTTTTATTATTGcataatcaaatatttttataacacgTTCGTTACTTAAAATATTGGTCGATTGTCGTCGGTGTTCATTTCTCGGAACCACGGTAAGTGGAATAACCGAACGGGCTTAATAGTAAAGGTATGTGATAATGTCCGGCTGGATCCTTCACGTCGAACACAACTTCGATGAAAGGATACATGGTCGCTATTCTCCTCAACGTgaagtacttgtccacgtcgaaATGGATCTTGTATCGTCCGGCTGTAAAACTGGCTCTAATGCTATCCACTAAATCTACGCATCGTCCGTTCGGAGAagtattactgaaaataaacacGACGTTTTAACGGTGAAACTATTTGCCCCTGATATAATTCGTTTAAAAATCATTCGAGATAtacctttcatttaaaaaggtcCATCGACCGTCCATCAGTTTGTACAGACTAACTTGTAATCCTCCGACTGGCAATCCTTTGCTCGTGTCCACAACGTGCGTAGAAATTTGAGGTTTCTTCGACGTCGAAGATCTAACAGACTTTAAAACCGTAGGCTGAAATGCACGACAGTGCGAAAAATAAAAGATGAATCAACTGAATATTTTCATCAACTCGTGATACAATACCTTTTTCGGCGTTTGATAACTAGTACCCGCCACAGCCGTTTGCTCCTTGTTTATCGAAATGGGTTTGGGCGCGTCTCCCGCCTGATTAGCTGCAATTGCAGGTTTCCTATCAGCTAGTAACACCGTGGGAAGTTTATTCTTGATTTTACTCAGGACATACTGAGTACCAGGTTGGAAAGTACCACCTGACAAAGTTAGGGTTTTACCACCCGACGTTAAAGTAATCGTTTTATTTTGCGCAGGAGCGATCGGTAGACTGTTCACCGGTTGAAGAACTCCTATCGTGTTGGTGGGCGATGCTATCGATGAATTAATTTGATATGATGTCGCGCCTAAAATAGGTAACGGGCATGCTACCAGTATGTCCGAATCCACCTGATGTTTCTCGTCGTGCTGAAAACAAAGCGGACCGCTAGATTTCACGCGTAAACATTTGTTTGCGACGCTCACCATTAATCTGCTAGATTTCCTATcagttttactctcggattgtAGAATGGTTTCACCATTCTCGCACGACTCCTTCTGCGATTCCTTGTTTGAATCTTCCTCGTCGGATAGGAGCGCCACAACCTGAATCTCGGAGCTGCTGTGATCCTCCGACTCTACCACCATTTCCATCTGCACATTTCCATCGTGATTCTCTGGCTCCTCCAGATATTCGCTTTGCATTTGATCCATCGCATCCGCTAGAGGATCTTCAGTGGTATCCTAATCAAATCGAGTTACGATTTTAGTTATGAACTCGtctattaagggggtagtctcgtttccaggattgcaagaacttttcagtagtcaaaagtgctagatgaaagatcaatctaattatGCTTCCAAACGTAAAAACAGGACTCTTGAAGGAGACTAaagtctagattgatctttgaaaaactccatctttgcattatcgagaaatgagaaggcgtatcccgcatctttgcaatcctggaaacgagtccctACCCCTTAAACCATTCAAAAAAATTCGAGTAATCACGCAAACTTCCACTCGCTCCATTTTGATCTTTTTCGTAGAATGTTTAAcatcctcgtcctcctccatAGACATTTGTAAATGCATATTTTCCTCATCATCGTCGACATCATCCACATCGCCTTTGATGTGCGTTTCATCCAGCTCGTCGTCCGTTTCCAATCTTTCGACAACGTATTCTACTCCCTCGTCGTCCACTTCGGTTTGAATGGTCTCACATGCCTAATGACAATAGAAATCATTATAGcctgttaaagtttttttagATAGTTTGAAACTCAACAAACTGAATAATACAGACATCAATTTCGCTGATCTCTACTTCAACTTCCTCTTCTCCATTTAACTTTTGGGCAAGAgccttcttcttttcttctgCCTCGTGCAACAGAGCTGCTCGCTGGTGCTTCATGGTACATGTGTGCTTCAATAGAGATAGTCGATGGGCATGCAAGTTTTTCTTGCAGTACATGCAATAAGCACGCGTCACTTGAAAAGGTACAGATGTTAACCATCCTGCGAAATATATTTCATCGAGTGTATACATAATTGTTACTGAGCATACTTTACATAGGGTATTGTATTTACAATATTATTCATTCGTAGAACAAATGTTTCCTCGAAATAAAACAAGCGAAAAAGAACTAAACTCGTGGTTCTACGTTACTTAGAAAAAACCGGCTGTAAAACATGAAAATATAACGGATAAAATAACGTTAGATCTATTTATAGGTtgtgtaaatataattttcattctCACTTCGCTATGAGGTTTCCTTCATTTCTATTTACAATTCGGTCCGATATATGTATAGCAACGGTACATTGGtacattacatatacatatgtacatatataggtACTACATATGCGAGTGTCGCTATTGTATACCTGGTCCTAACGCGAAGCGAATTAAACAAAGTAGCAAACAACGAACGTACCGCGGTGTTCACATTGATTTGCAATTTCGCGCCTTCTCTGCCGAATAATCGGTAGCCTACCATCCAAAATGCGACATTCCACTAAACGTGTTCCTACCGTATGGTGATATCTACTCGGCCGGCCATCGAATTACCCAGGAGCACCTTTACTGGTGACTTATTAACGCTAGTAATATGGTTCGACATGTAACAACACAGTGTCCGGTGATGTCACGTCATGTGCGTTCACGCGATGCTGGGCTATTCTAATTTTTCGAGAGCCGAGGAACGAGTCTTGACGAATTTCGCCCGTTCCAGTTTCACACGAACGAAATAGAAACGACCGATGGCGTGGAGACGATACAGTACGGAATTAAGAAAAAGCGACGAAAATACTGCCATGGTTATCCACGAAAACATTCTCGAGAGAGCCCGTGTAAGATGCCCATCGATAGTCGATCTAAATATTCGATAAAAGAAGAGGTACCTATCGGTTGTTACGCGGGTTGCGTGCTCTCTAAAAATAATGAACTGGCTGTAAGAACGAAAGTGTCGTTGCTCAAGGCGATCTCAATGATGTTGCACGTTGCTTTTAGTATACGATTAGAACGTGTAGGTATGTGGTCTGCGTGGCAGAATTCACACAAGCAACGGCAATGTTTGTCATTTATCGACGGATGGCTCTGAGAAACAGCTATATAACATACGGTAATGGTTACGGTAACGATAACGAGCTGATACCTTTAAAATCGGGCATTTGCTCCCACTCTTTTCTATATCTCTGCGTGTAGACGCGCGTTTTAGCATGGCTAATTTTCCCTGTAGGGGTAAGCCGCTGACCCGTTGGCGATAGGAGACTGGCGTGCATCACAGTCTCCGGGCTCGTGATCATATCCAAATGGTTCTTCGTATCCATCGCTGTCGAACGCGAGCAGACCGATTTGAAATCGCCCGGATCTCAAAATACCCAAAATCGTAACACGAAATCACTAAATAGTTTTTTCCACGATCAAAGGGGGAGGGGGCACGCGACGAGTCGCCGAGATCCTCACCTAGCCTAGTACCGAAGTTAACTCCCTAGCAATGGCGGACAACTGCAACACTACAACAGTACGCGCTCCCCTCTAGCCCCCTCCGCTATCCGGGACCGAGTTGCGAGTTGCGAGAGTTACCTCAAATTACAGGGACGTATCAATCCCTCCCTGAGGCCCCCGGCTTTCCACACgtatatttattcattttctcttACAACACGAGAATTTCATGAGAGATCTCGTCGATTTCATAAACTCTACTTATTTTTCATATTGTTACTAATATTATGCACACCGCATAAAGGGCTGTGTGTAcacatatgaatattaaacatttttcttcTCAAGGTGAAATCATTTATCATCGTAATCTTTTGCTTCCGCCGACCCACAGATACTGGAAAATATATATCTTCCGAGTCAATCGAGTTTATTTAAATTGATTCTTagacaataatttattataatttaacatgatactttataatttattgtttacgCGGCAGTAATTATTCCAATTGCGTTAACTCCATATGCTGTTCATACGTACGACACTGTACTTCGATAGGGATACGTAATAATTGCTTGAATCGATATGCGCGCGCATTCTAACGAGAGCTTCGCATTAGGCGGGAAAAATAACAAATGATTCTAAAGAGAAATTGTGTGGATTCTCTCACCTCGGTCAgaaagttgaaaatatttattgaataTTTCTTGTACGAACTAGACAATTTAAATGCGAACAAACCGAATACAATGCTGGAATAGTGTCCAACATATACTTCGAAAAGTCATGAACGCCATCTAGAAGGCCCCGAATTAATGAATCAATAGTAGCGCACCCTTTACGAAAGAATCAGGTAATATATAAATTAGGGGAAACCTTTTaactaatttaaaatattacagATGACGAAGTATGTGGAAAAATACAATCGTAGTTCTAGTTATTTTCAAGTTCTATAACCCTATAACCCTTTCTTCTTCTGCCGTTCAATGCATTCTTGCAAACAGAGTagaacatatttttataatcaccaGCGTCTCCATAGTTTCATATTTTGCTAAtagaatataatagaatataatagaataaaagttagtaaaatatatataaaaaaattgaaaatatacttCCCACGAATGGCCcgacaaataaaaaatgtaacttttttaatgcaCAAGAAGCTCTTTACAATGATTATATGAATTTATTATGTATGTTTCTTAACCGTATCGttgttaatataatttaaatgatataatttaaagaatatttttttgaaCAGCAGTAGCAGTACTCTACGTAATCCGTGTAAACTTGTAATATCACTAGCAATGTGCAGTAATATAAAGCTACCTTTGCTCTAGAAATAGTACCagtcaaattatttaaaaatacaacACACAACAACGCTACAATGTTTTGATACGCTGTCGCGGAATATATTTTGGCATTGTTTGTTCGAATTCCTATTACGGTGACACAAAGAACCATATGACTTTTTCAGGAATGTAACATAACGCTAGGTTATGCACTAGGAATAGCAGACTCGCGAAACGTGTGATCATGGTCCCATTTATCTCATATTTTGTACAAGTTGTTCTGCATGCGTAAATATGAATGCTTTCTTCAGCTGGACGAGTTTTCTTACAACAATTGTGAAGGAGAGTTCTACTGGGGTTAATTCCAAACGGTTACGGTACTGTCGCATGGAAAATGAACCAAACAAAGACTAGTCACGTGACCGAATCCATCGCCATGTTGCTATCTATGTGCACACTCTCAAATGGAATTTATGTACATGTAGTCGCTGCCTTTGCGTGTATAGATCACGGCCAGCGGCGTGGTCAGGTTAGTCAGGTATACAAACACACATTGCCGCACAAAATACAAAACAAGACAAGGTAACTGACtgaaagatttgtttgtaccGTAGAATGAAAGCACACGTAACAAGTGGATTAGATTTAATATTGTTGGCGAAATAATTAttcaacatttttgtgacaTTTAGAAGAAGTGACAGTTGAAAAGTTAACGTATCACATCGTAACAGATATGCCGCTATTATTCGAACAAAGTATTATTTGTTAAAACAAGTATCTTGTTTGCTGAAAATTATGTGTATAACTTTACTGACAAAAATACACTGAACGAACTACTTACTTAACAATTTAAACAATGAAGCCAGCAAAATACAGGGTAGAAGCTTTTATTATACCTATGTGCATCAATaacaatacaaattttatttcaagtgACACTCGCGACGAGAGATCACAATCAAACAGTGTTAGTAAAGTAACTGTTAGCATTGAAAAGACTGAAGCAACCTGTCTTGAGAATAATACAAACAATTCGCTCACCATAGAAGAGGAGAGCATTCAAAATGCAAAGAACTCTATAACTCTTGAGAGGCTCACAAAAGAGAATCGGAATACATCTAGCAATTTTGATTGTTCCCCTCAGAATCTTGAAACGAAATACAAGGCATCGTATAATACTAGTTTCGCTTCGAAAATATTTGACAAAGTTGAGAGGTTGTCGCCGATCGATGAACAGAACGAGGATACAGAAGAAAAAATAACAGATCTGTGTTATCACGGATGCAGAAATGGATGTTCTGCTGTCGTACCAACTCCACAGGAAGTTAgcgaagaaatatttaaagagAATTGGCTTCAGAAGTTGGAAAATATCAAACAGAAAGAAGCCAAACTGATTAACAGAGAAGTAATTTTACAGTATCGTGAAAGAGCATTGACTAAGAAAGAAGACGAACTAAGAGAACTGGAGTATCAATTAGACAATATATTAGAGCAATTGGATTTGGAACTTAAAAAAACTAAGCATATACACGATTTAATGAAAATATCTATTATTAACATAGGAAACATATGTAAGAATTTGCAGGAGAAAAGAAGCAGTGGAAGTTCGTCTTCGTCTTCTGAGCATAGCATATCCGATGGAAAAAGATATAGGCAGAGGCCGACTATCAGAAGCTCAGCAACTTTAAAATCTTCTAGTTCTAGAATAGTTTCTAGCAATTCCAATAAAATAAAGAGACCTGCAAAAATATGTTACGAAGATTTAGATACCACATTGTCCGCGGACATAGGAGATTCATCTTTTGTTCAAACCTCGCAGAAATTTAATCCAGAATTATATAAAAAACCGTATGCGTTTACAAGGTCGGCCAGCGAACGTCGTGGAAAGTATCAAAGTAAAGGAAGCAGCACAAATCTTCAAGCGAAGAACTTGACCAGTATTTGGGAAGTTTTTGAAAAACCTGCTGAAATGGAGCAGGAGAAGGTGTTACAAAGAGTAACAAAAAATATATCTGTTTCACAAGATAAAAGTACAAAATTTCAGAACTATGGTCTTATAGATGATAACATAAGTACGATTAACACAGagcataaaattgaaaatgagaaaaaatattCTTATCTGAATTTAGAAACAGGGAGCAAATTATGCTTGCATCAAAGACTGATGAAAAACTCGAAAGACAACAGACCGGTATCTTGGAGCGAAGAAAATAACGAATGGTTACAGAATAAACGAAAAGCTTACATGACAACACCAAAATTATCAACAAAAGACACAGAAGATAAAGAGAACCATAAATGTAATACCAAAACCGATAAAACTGAGAAAGTTTCAAGAAAGAatgacattaaaaataaaattcttactATATTTCGCTGATGTCCCGCTGATATGGAAACTGAACAATAAAATcgtaaaatttgtaattgtatacCATTGGTTACTTGTTACAACAAAATCgcatgtatattgaaatattttgtagtgtttttgtagaaataaaat
This genomic interval carries:
- the LOC143212266 gene encoding uncharacterized protein LOC143212266, with translation MTSRRIVSRSLVLWLVVLSACCCAGDILSPDQKAPPFARGSGGLILNTPLEDNKARNRPIPSSPAAGDEVQREETETYKEVDGELVRAVKGSFSYKSPEGLPISVKYEADENGNRASFKFGTGEPGGLGKPGPSGPKKGQNGSGSKGSKGPNGSKDKAYLPPNKDVDRSYLPPK
- the LOC143212233 gene encoding uncharacterized protein LOC143212233 isoform X3, which translates into the protein MYCKKNLHAHRLSLLKHTCTMKHQRAALLHEAEEKKKALAQKLNGEEEVEVEISEIDACETIQTEVDDEGVEYVVERLETDDELDETHIKGDVDDVDDDEENMHLQMSMEEDEDVKHSTKKIKMERVEVCDTTEDPLADAMDQMQSEYLEEPENHDGNVQMEMVVESEDHSSSEIQVVALLSDEEDSNKESQKESCENGETILQSESKTDRKSSRLMHDEKHQVDSDILVACPLPILGATSYQINSSIASPTNTIGVLQPVNSLPIAPAQNKTITLTSGGKTLTLSGGTFQPGTQYVLSKIKNKLPTVLLADRKPAIAANQAGDAPKPISINKEQTAVAGTSYQTPKKPTVLKSVRSSTSKKPQISTHVVDTSKGLPVGGLQVSLYKLMDGRWTFLNESNTSPNGRCVDLVDSIRASFTAGRYKIHFDVDKYFTLRRIATMYPFIEVVFDVKDPAGHYHIPLLLSPFGYSTYRGSEK
- the LOC143212233 gene encoding uncharacterized protein LOC143212233 isoform X1: MDTKNHLDMITSPETVMHASLLSPTGQRLTPTGKISHAKTRVYTQRYRKEWEQMPDFKGWLTSVPFQVTRAYCMYCKKNLHAHRLSLLKHTCTMKHQRAALLHEAEEKKKALAQKLNGEEEVEVEISEIDACETIQTEVDDEGVEYVVERLETDDELDETHIKGDVDDVDDDEENMHLQMSMEEDEDVKHSTKKIKMERVEVCDTTEDPLADAMDQMQSEYLEEPENHDGNVQMEMVVESEDHSSSEIQVVALLSDEEDSNKESQKESCENGETILQSESKTDRKSSRLMHDEKHQVDSDILVACPLPILGATSYQINSSIASPTNTIGVLQPVNSLPIAPAQNKTITLTSGGKTLTLSGGTFQPGTQYVLSKIKNKLPTVLLADRKPAIAANQAGDAPKPISINKEQTAVAGTSYQTPKKPTVLKSVRSSTSKKPQISTHVVDTSKGLPVGGLQVSLYKLMDGRWTFLNESNTSPNGRCVDLVDSIRASFTAGRYKIHFDVDKYFTLRRIATMYPFIEVVFDVKDPAGHYHIPLLLSPFGYSTYRGSEK
- the LOC143212233 gene encoding uncharacterized protein LOC143212233 isoform X2, with product MDTKNHLDMITSPETVMHASLLSPTGQRLTPTGKISHAKTRVYTQRYRKEWEQMPDFKGWLTSVPFQVTRAYCMYCKKNLHAHRLSLLKHTCTMKHQRAALLHEAEEKKKALAQKLNGEEEVEVEISEIDACETIQTEVDDEGVEYVVERLETDDELDETHIKGDVDDVDDDEENMHLQMSMEEDEDVKHSTKKIKMERVEVCDTTEDPLADAMDQMQSEYLEEPENHDGNVQMEMVVESEDHSSSEIQVVALLSDEEDSNKESQKESCENGETILQSESKTDRKSSRLMHDEKHQVDSDILVACPLPILGATSYQINSSIASPTNTIGVLQPVNSLPIAPAQNKTITLTSGGKTLTLSGGTFQPGTQYVLSKIKNKLPTVLLADRKPAIAANQAGDAPKPISINKEQTAVAGTSYQTPKKSVRSSTSKKPQISTHVVDTSKGLPVGGLQVSLYKLMDGRWTFLNESNTSPNGRCVDLVDSIRASFTAGRYKIHFDVDKYFTLRRIATMYPFIEVVFDVKDPAGHYHIPLLLSPFGYSTYRGSEK